A stretch of Ranitomeya variabilis isolate aRanVar5 chromosome 3, aRanVar5.hap1, whole genome shotgun sequence DNA encodes these proteins:
- the LOC143816989 gene encoding keratin, type II cytoskeletal 5-like codes for MSQFKQFGGGVQKKGFSSFSVSRGSGGFGAAGGAGGAGGAGGAGGFGSRSLYNIGGRKTISISTAGGQAFGAGAGAGGFGGGYGAGGGFGAGGGFGGGAGGFGSFGGPGFPGGAQAGIQEVTINQSLLAPLNLEIDPNIQQVRVQEREQIKTLNNKFASFIDKVRFLEQQNKVLETKWTLLQEQGGQIKGVGPRKGNAELIFEAYINSLKRQLDALQNDKFRLDGELRNMQDLVDDFKNKYEDEINKRTSAENEFVVIKKDVDAAYMNKVELEAKVDALTDEINFLRSLYEQEMAQLQAQISDTSVVLSMDNNRALDLDSIIAEVKAQYEDIAKKSRAEAESVYQGKVKELQASAGQQGDALKTSKNEISELNRKLQRLRAEIENVKKQNAKLQTSIAEAEDRGEVVLKDAHAKLAELEAALQNAKQEMARQLREYQELMNVKLALDVEIATYRKLLEGEETRLSTDSNVSISVVSGKTSLAAGGGGGGAGAGGSFGFGGGAGGAGGGFYGGSGFSASSSSGFGISGGGGGGGSSSMRFVSSQSSYRS; via the exons ATGAGTCAATTCAAGCAATTTGGTGGTGGAGTCCAAAAGAAGGGCTTTAGCTCATTTTCTGTGTCGAGAGGCAGTGGAGGTTTTGGAGCTGCTGGCGGAgccggtggtgctggtggagctggCGGTGCAGGAGGCTTTGGTAGCAGAAGCCTATACAACATAGGTGGAAGAAAGACCATTTCTATAAGCACTGCCGGTGGCCAAGCATTTGGAGCTGGAGCTGGAGCTGGAGGTTTTGGTGGTGGATATGGAGCTGGTGGTGGCTTTGGAGCTGGTGGTGGCTTTGGAGGTGGTGCTGGAGGATTTGGTTCCTTTGGAGGCCCTGGGTTTCCAGGAGGAGCCCAAGCTGGTATTCAAGAAGTTACAATCAACCAAAGTCTTCTTGCCCCACTGAATTTGGAGATTGACCCAAACATACAACAAGTCAGAGTTCAAGAAAGGGAACAAATCAAAACACTGAACAACAAATTTGCTTCTTTCATTGACAAG GTACGCTTCCTTGAGCAACAAAACAAGGTACTTGAAACAAAATGGACCCTTCTGCAAGAGCAAGGTGGTCAAATCAAGGGCGTAGGACCCCGAAAGGGAAACGCTGAACTTATTTTTGAGGCATACATTAACAGCTTAAAAAGACAACTGGATGCACTCCAAAATGATAAATTTAGGCTGGATGGAGAACTTAGAAATATGCAAGATTTAGTGGATGATTTCAAAAATAA ataTGAAGATGAAATTAACAAGAGAACTTCTGCAGAAAATGAGTTTGTTGTGATCAAAAAA GATGTGGATGCTGCCTACATGAACAAGGTTGAATTAGAAGCCAAGGTTGATGCCCTGACTGACGAAATCAACTTCCTTAGGTCCCTATATGAACAA GAAATGGCTCAACTGCAAGCTCAAATTTCAGACACCTCAGTCGTCCTTTCTATGGACAATAACAGAGCATTGGATTTGGACAGCATCATTGCTGAGGTGAAGGCTCAGTATGAAGATATCGCCAAAAAGAGTAGAGCAGAAGCTGAGTCTGTGTACCAAGGCAAG GTTAAAGAATTGCAAGCCTCTGCTGGACAACAAGGTGATGCTTTGAAAACCAGCAAGAATGAGATTTCTGAACTAAACCGCAAACTTCAGAGGCTTCGAGCTGAAATTGAAAATGTGAAGAAACAG aatGCTAAACTTCAGACATCTATTGCGGAAGCAGAAGACCGTGGTGAGGTTGTTCTGAAAGATGCCCATGCAAAACTGGCAGAATTGGAGGCTGCTCTACAAAATGCTAAACAAGAGATGGCCCGTCAGCTCCGTGAATACCAAGAACTGATGAATGTCAAACTGGCCTTGGATGTTGAAATTGCCACCTATAGGAAACTTCTGGAAGGAGAGGAGACAAG gTTGTCCACAGACAGCAATGTCAGCATCT CTGTCGTCAGTGGAAAGACAAGTctggctgctggtggtggtggtggaggagctgGAGCTGGTGGAAGCTTTGGCTTTGGCGGTGGAGCAGGAGGTGCTGGCGGAGGCTTTTATGGAGGAAGTGGATTCAGTGCTAGCAGCAGCTCAGGCTTTGGCatttctggtggtggtggtggtggtggcagcagcagCATGAGATTTGTATCCAGCCAGTCAAGCTATAGAAGCTAA